In Paenarthrobacter sp. GOM3, a single window of DNA contains:
- the sepH gene encoding septation protein SepH, translated as MQDLRLVGVHDDGGHLLLSGPGGAMFQLPIDEALRAAASRTPAQVAARASNTPIAMSPRDIQARIRSGATAAEVAELSGLPLANVQRYEGPVLAEREYVVRQARGIEVASPAPGHDMYRSVFGDHPATLGDMVDHRLSAHGIDSATVEWDSWRRPDGSWTVVARFETVPGTHGNIGEEPPAMWTFSPQRKSLQNANRWAQQLSELEPLDGPVPARRLAAVSDRPFDFENDAESAARAAAKESDSLLEMLRSRRGQRLGVDEDGDDALAVLLSNVPAAHPRPGEEVEEVLAEAGEDSPEPTPAAPEEPARKDGRPSMLSRLSLAPRHAGPEDDDDSLKLHHGVSTDTREITVVASPMRPVTSLAGRKPAGLDELLGGSTNANPRSEDGPTGDEAEGIPAQGADDAKDHEGGKDAEAPAERQPSRPKRSSIPSWDEIVFGARGD; from the coding sequence ATGCAGGATCTACGACTGGTAGGAGTCCACGACGACGGCGGGCATCTGCTCCTCAGCGGCCCCGGTGGTGCGATGTTCCAGCTTCCGATCGACGAGGCCCTGCGGGCCGCGGCGAGCCGGACCCCTGCCCAGGTGGCGGCACGCGCCTCCAATACGCCCATCGCCATGTCCCCCAGGGATATCCAGGCCAGGATCCGGAGCGGCGCTACCGCAGCGGAAGTCGCCGAACTCTCCGGGCTGCCCTTGGCGAACGTTCAACGCTACGAGGGACCTGTCCTTGCCGAGCGTGAGTACGTGGTCCGCCAGGCGCGGGGCATCGAAGTTGCCTCTCCCGCCCCGGGCCACGACATGTACCGTTCGGTCTTTGGCGACCACCCGGCAACGCTTGGCGACATGGTCGACCACCGGTTGTCAGCCCACGGCATTGACTCCGCCACCGTCGAATGGGACTCGTGGCGCCGTCCTGACGGTTCCTGGACCGTCGTCGCGCGTTTCGAAACGGTCCCGGGGACCCATGGAAACATCGGCGAGGAACCGCCCGCCATGTGGACCTTCAGCCCCCAACGCAAGTCACTTCAGAACGCCAACCGTTGGGCGCAGCAGCTCAGCGAACTTGAGCCGTTGGACGGACCGGTTCCCGCCCGTCGGCTGGCCGCCGTTTCGGACCGGCCCTTCGATTTTGAGAACGACGCCGAATCGGCAGCCCGTGCGGCCGCCAAGGAATCGGACAGCCTGCTGGAGATGCTCCGTTCACGCCGTGGACAGCGGTTGGGTGTGGACGAAGACGGCGATGATGCCCTCGCGGTCCTGCTGAGCAATGTTCCGGCAGCCCACCCACGTCCAGGCGAAGAGGTGGAGGAGGTCCTCGCGGAAGCAGGCGAGGACTCCCCCGAACCGACCCCCGCCGCCCCGGAAGAACCTGCACGCAAGGACGGCCGGCCTTCCATGCTTTCCCGGCTGAGCCTGGCCCCACGGCACGCCGGCCCCGAGGATGACGACGATTCCTTGAAGCTGCACCACGGCGTCAGCACGGACACCCGGGAGATCACGGTGGTGGCCAGCCCCATGCGCCCGGTCACTTCCCTGGCTGGACGGAAGCCTGCCGGGCTGGACGAACTCTTGGGCGGCAGCACCAATGCCAATCCACGGAGTGAGGACGGGCCCACCGGCGATGAGGCGGAAGGAATCCCCGCGCAAGGGGCTGACGATGCCAAGGACCATGAGGGCGGCAAGGACGCTGAGGCTCCTGCTGAGCGCCAGCCCTCACGGCCCAAGAGGTCCAGCATCCCGAGTTGGGACGAGATCGTTTTTGGAGCCCGCGGGGATTAG
- a CDS encoding DUF3159 domain-containing protein, whose protein sequence is MTVANGSEPKDNGGATPPGEATPSATPDNRPSMSDLAAGYAGKAGLQRNSAGHVDMLKSAGGVQGIAESILPGLVFLVVFTVTRDLGPSLIAALAAAAIFTVVRLVQRRPLTQAVAGIVGVGISAWLANTTGKAEDFYVLGFFTNIAYIAAMVVSIAIKWPVAGLLFGFVRNEGLEWRKDPERLRAYKLGTWIVVAVLALRLVVQVPLYFMGEAGLTALATTRLLMGAPLYILGLWVAWLVTKPAAQPSKPSSSAD, encoded by the coding sequence ATGACCGTGGCCAACGGTTCAGAGCCGAAGGACAACGGAGGGGCGACGCCGCCCGGCGAAGCAACGCCGTCCGCGACCCCCGACAACCGGCCCAGCATGTCCGACCTCGCTGCTGGCTACGCAGGAAAAGCGGGCCTCCAGCGAAACAGCGCCGGGCATGTCGACATGCTCAAATCCGCCGGAGGAGTCCAAGGGATCGCCGAGAGCATCCTTCCCGGACTGGTCTTCCTGGTGGTGTTCACCGTCACGCGGGACCTTGGCCCCTCCCTCATCGCCGCCCTGGCCGCGGCAGCGATCTTCACCGTGGTTCGCCTGGTGCAACGGCGTCCCCTGACGCAGGCCGTCGCGGGCATAGTGGGCGTCGGCATTTCGGCCTGGCTGGCCAACACCACCGGCAAGGCAGAGGACTTTTACGTCCTGGGCTTCTTCACCAACATTGCCTACATTGCGGCCATGGTCGTGTCCATCGCCATCAAATGGCCAGTGGCTGGCCTGCTGTTCGGCTTCGTGCGCAACGAGGGCCTGGAATGGCGGAAGGATCCGGAAAGGCTCCGCGCCTACAAGCTGGGAACCTGGATCGTGGTGGCAGTGCTTGCGCTGCGCCTGGTGGTCCAGGTTCCGCTCTACTTCATGGGCGAGGCCGGCCTGACGGCACTGGCCACCACCAGGCTCCTGATGGGTGCGCCGTTGTACATCCTCGGCCTTTGGGTAGCCTGGTTGGTCACCAAGCCCGCGGCTCAGCCGTCGAAGCCGTCGTCTTCGGCAGACTGA
- a CDS encoding APC family permease: MLTILNAAKRVLVGRPVRNDRLSHTLLPKRIALPIFASDALSSVAYAPDEILLTLALAGVSAVAFSPLVGLAVMVVLLTVVASYRQNVHAYPSGGGDYEIANVNLGKYAGLTVASALLVDYVLTVAVSMSSAAAYVTTAIPSLHGQQALIATVGVVILALVNLRGIKEAGSVFAVPTYIFMASILGMTAVGIFQFATGQLGEAQSANFTIVPQSGFDEGLVGLAGAFLLLRAFSSGAAALTGVEAISNGVPNFQKPKSKNAATTLLLLGAIAAAMLAGILFLANATKVHIVLDPATEFLVDGKPLPEGYIQNPAISQIADTIFGAGSIPFYIVVAATGVILVFASNTAFNGFPVLGSILAQDGYLPRQLRTRGDRLAFSNGVLALAAGALVLILSFNADVTKLIQLYIVGVFISFTASQLGMIRHWGRELKLARDKAIRRRIIKSRTINMVGFGMTALVLVIVLITKFEQGAWIALLAMFILFLIMWSIRAHYDNVAKELAVDEDSSPRALPTRVHAVLLVSHVRKPVLRALAYARASRPSRLDAITVDINSEETEHTVRDWEKLEIPVPLTVLASPYRETVTPIMDYIKNMRRDSPRDLIVVYIPEYVVGKWWEQLVHNQTALRIKTRLHFEPGVMVASVPWQLKSSEEAKALQDT; encoded by the coding sequence GTGCTGACAATTTTGAATGCCGCGAAGCGGGTGTTGGTGGGCAGGCCGGTCCGGAATGACCGCCTGTCCCACACCTTGTTGCCCAAACGCATCGCTTTGCCCATCTTCGCCTCGGATGCCTTGTCCTCGGTGGCTTACGCCCCGGACGAAATTCTGCTGACGCTGGCCCTTGCCGGGGTCAGCGCTGTAGCGTTTTCCCCCCTTGTGGGCCTCGCCGTCATGGTGGTCTTGCTCACAGTGGTGGCGTCCTACCGCCAAAATGTCCACGCCTACCCTTCGGGTGGCGGCGACTATGAAATCGCCAACGTCAACCTCGGCAAGTACGCGGGCCTGACAGTGGCGTCGGCACTCCTGGTGGATTACGTGCTGACAGTGGCAGTGTCGATGTCATCCGCGGCCGCCTATGTCACCACCGCCATTCCATCGCTGCACGGCCAGCAGGCGCTCATCGCGACGGTGGGCGTGGTCATCCTGGCGTTGGTGAACCTGCGTGGAATCAAGGAAGCGGGCTCGGTTTTCGCTGTCCCCACCTATATCTTCATGGCCTCGATCCTTGGCATGACAGCGGTGGGTATTTTCCAGTTTGCTACAGGGCAACTGGGGGAAGCGCAGTCAGCCAACTTCACCATCGTCCCGCAATCCGGCTTCGACGAAGGCCTGGTGGGCCTGGCCGGCGCGTTCCTCCTGCTTCGGGCCTTTTCCTCGGGCGCCGCAGCCTTGACCGGCGTCGAAGCCATCAGTAACGGCGTACCCAACTTCCAGAAGCCCAAGAGCAAGAACGCGGCCACCACCTTGCTGCTGCTGGGTGCCATCGCGGCGGCGATGCTGGCCGGTATCCTGTTTCTCGCCAATGCCACCAAGGTCCACATCGTGCTGGACCCGGCCACGGAATTCCTGGTTGACGGCAAACCGCTGCCAGAGGGGTACATCCAGAATCCCGCCATCAGCCAGATCGCCGACACCATTTTCGGCGCGGGGTCCATTCCCTTCTACATCGTGGTTGCGGCTACGGGCGTGATCCTGGTGTTTGCATCGAACACCGCCTTCAACGGTTTCCCGGTGCTGGGCTCCATCCTCGCCCAGGACGGCTACCTTCCCCGCCAGCTTCGGACCCGCGGCGACAGGCTCGCGTTCAGCAACGGTGTCCTGGCCTTGGCTGCGGGCGCGCTGGTGCTGATTCTTTCGTTCAACGCCGATGTCACCAAGCTGATCCAGCTGTACATCGTCGGTGTGTTCATCTCCTTCACAGCCAGCCAGCTCGGCATGATCCGGCACTGGGGGCGCGAGCTCAAACTGGCCCGCGACAAAGCCATTCGACGCCGCATCATCAAGTCGCGCACCATCAACATGGTGGGCTTCGGCATGACGGCTTTGGTGCTGGTCATTGTCCTGATCACCAAATTTGAACAGGGTGCCTGGATCGCGTTGCTCGCCATGTTCATCCTGTTCCTCATCATGTGGAGCATCAGGGCCCACTACGACAATGTGGCCAAGGAACTCGCAGTGGACGAGGACTCCTCACCCCGGGCGCTGCCCACACGGGTGCACGCAGTCCTCCTCGTCTCGCATGTGCGCAAGCCGGTCCTCCGTGCACTGGCTTACGCCCGCGCGTCACGGCCCTCGCGGTTGGACGCGATTACCGTGGACATCAACTCCGAGGAGACCGAACACACAGTCCGGGACTGGGAGAAGCTCGAGATCCCGGTTCCCCTGACCGTCCTCGCCAGCCCCTACCGTGAAACCGTGACCCCGATCATGGACTACATCAAGAACATGCGCCGCGATTCACCCCGCGACCTGATCGTGGTCTACATCCCGGAGTATGTCGTGGGTAAATGGTGGGAACAACTGGTCCATAACCAGACAGCACTCAGAATCAAGACGCGGCTCCACTTTGAACCTGGAGTCATGGTTGCCAGCGTTCCGTGGCAGCTGAAGTCGTCCGAAGAAGCAAAGGCACTGCAGGATACCTAA
- the dut gene encoding dUTP diphosphatase: MSNETAVFSSDAASADADSSNTTASYGAPTLDVQLKMLDAGLEAPSYAHPGDAGADLRSREDVHLAPGERKLVPTGVSIALPDGFVALIHPRSGLATKHGLTVVNAPGTVDAGYRGEIAVTLLNTDQEHAIDLKRGDRIAQMVIQRVEYARFVAVDQLSDSVRGTGGFGSTGGFNAPTTPANH, encoded by the coding sequence GTGAGCAACGAGACCGCAGTATTCAGTTCAGACGCCGCCTCCGCAGATGCGGACAGCAGCAACACCACCGCTTCCTACGGCGCACCCACTTTGGACGTGCAGCTGAAAATGCTCGACGCCGGGTTGGAAGCACCCTCCTACGCCCACCCCGGAGACGCGGGAGCCGACCTGCGGTCCCGCGAGGACGTGCACCTCGCCCCAGGCGAACGGAAACTCGTGCCCACAGGCGTTTCCATCGCGCTGCCCGACGGATTCGTGGCCCTCATCCACCCACGCTCCGGCCTCGCCACCAAGCATGGCCTCACAGTGGTCAACGCCCCTGGAACCGTGGACGCGGGCTACCGCGGCGAAATTGCCGTGACGCTGCTGAACACCGACCAAGAGCACGCCATCGACCTCAAACGCGGCGATAGAATTGCACAAATGGTGATTCAGCGCGTCGAATATGCGCGGTTCGTGGCTGTCGACCAGCTCTCTGATTCCGTTCGGGGAACCGGCGGTTTCGGATCCACCGGCGGCTTCAACGCACCGACCACCCCGGCAAACCACTGA
- a CDS encoding DUF3093 domain-containing protein has protein sequence MPTPDQSSPVPARNTPSASGVLYSEKLWPSPWIWIVVVGLSSAGLLMFGPISVATGIIAAIALLVIMTVMLVLSTPTITVTTDTVRVGRASIDRSFVGSVEAFRKAEATAERGPRLNGLAYMCFRGWIDPVVKIEITDPADRTPYWLASSRRPEELVSALTARQS, from the coding sequence ATGCCTACGCCTGACCAGTCTTCACCCGTGCCTGCCCGGAACACGCCCTCAGCCTCCGGGGTCCTGTACAGCGAAAAGTTGTGGCCGTCACCGTGGATCTGGATCGTCGTGGTTGGTCTCTCCAGCGCAGGCCTCCTCATGTTTGGCCCCATCAGCGTGGCCACCGGAATCATCGCAGCGATCGCACTCCTGGTCATCATGACGGTGATGCTGGTGCTCTCGACCCCCACCATCACCGTTACCACGGACACGGTGCGCGTAGGCCGGGCAAGCATCGACCGCAGTTTCGTCGGCTCGGTGGAAGCGTTCAGGAAGGCCGAAGCGACGGCGGAGCGCGGCCCCCGCCTTAACGGCCTGGCGTACATGTGCTTCCGCGGATGGATCGATCCGGTGGTCAAGATCGAAATCACAGATCCCGCCGACCGGACTCCCTATTGGCTTGCTTCGTCCCGCAGGCCGGAGGAACTGGTGTCTGCCCTGACGGCGCGCCAGTCCTAG
- a CDS encoding alkaline phosphatase family protein, producing the protein MSETAQTGRSSDIPAPPLFGTKSIAEVLSSSAAALGLPGFTNQLQLPSSQRVCVVLADGLGRSLLKQKTSHTPFLRSVLAGGQGNVPRWIDSAFPSTTAASLASLGTGLPAGQHGMVGYDVLDPAQDKVVNLLGNWDSQVDPATWQPNATVFERVASEVDVVTVSLPQFGNSPMTQAALRGSRFVGGTTLHARTAAAAEAMSGGGRSLMYFYLNELDKAGHRYGCQSDRWEHQLEELDSTVKRLSATLPAGTTILLTGDHGMLDVPESQRIDYSAEESLVAGVRHTAGEPRMVHLYLEPDATDSHRDALLAAWRKRFGERIWAFTRDQAVEAGLFGAVRPEVAPRIGDVMIAARDTLALYDTRRVRPAALEVVGQHGSLTKTEREVPLLCFAAAGRKGKRG; encoded by the coding sequence TTGAGCGAAACGGCTCAGACAGGCCGCTCCTCCGACATTCCCGCACCTCCCTTGTTCGGGACCAAGTCGATAGCCGAGGTCCTTAGCAGTTCCGCGGCTGCGCTTGGCTTGCCGGGGTTCACCAACCAGCTCCAGTTGCCCTCATCGCAACGGGTCTGCGTCGTCCTCGCCGACGGATTGGGTCGGAGCCTGTTGAAGCAGAAGACCTCCCACACTCCCTTCCTGCGGTCGGTCCTTGCCGGGGGCCAGGGAAATGTCCCGCGGTGGATCGACTCCGCATTCCCCAGCACCACGGCGGCCTCCCTGGCGAGCCTTGGTACGGGATTGCCCGCCGGACAGCACGGGATGGTGGGCTACGACGTCCTGGACCCCGCACAGGACAAGGTGGTCAACCTCCTGGGCAATTGGGATTCACAGGTAGATCCGGCGACGTGGCAGCCCAACGCCACCGTTTTTGAACGCGTGGCGTCCGAGGTGGACGTCGTAACGGTGAGCCTTCCACAGTTCGGCAATTCCCCGATGACCCAGGCGGCACTCCGTGGCAGCCGCTTTGTGGGCGGCACTACCCTGCATGCCCGGACTGCCGCGGCAGCGGAAGCCATGTCCGGGGGGGGAAGGTCGCTGATGTACTTCTACCTCAACGAGCTCGACAAGGCCGGCCACCGCTACGGCTGCCAGTCGGACCGCTGGGAGCACCAGCTCGAAGAGCTCGACTCCACCGTGAAAAGGCTCTCGGCAACACTCCCCGCAGGGACCACCATCCTGCTCACCGGTGACCACGGCATGCTGGACGTTCCCGAATCCCAGCGCATCGACTACTCTGCCGAGGAGTCGCTGGTGGCCGGTGTCCGGCACACCGCCGGGGAACCCCGCATGGTGCACCTCTACCTTGAACCTGACGCCACCGATTCCCACCGTGACGCGCTCCTTGCCGCCTGGCGGAAGCGGTTTGGCGAGCGTATCTGGGCTTTCACCCGGGACCAGGCAGTGGAAGCCGGTTTGTTCGGGGCAGTGCGTCCGGAAGTTGCTCCCCGCATCGGTGATGTGATGATCGCGGCCCGCGACACCCTGGCACTTTACGACACCCGCCGTGTCCGGCCCGCAGCCCTGGAAGTGGTGGGACAGCATGGATCGCTGACCAAGACGGAACGCGAAGTGCCGCTGCTGTGCTTTGCCGCTGCCGGTAGGAAGGGCAAGCGTGGCTGA
- a CDS encoding thymidine kinase codes for MAELVFFSGTMDCGKSTLALQMDHNHRARGRGGIRFSCNDRAGDSTISSRLGLRTDAVEVESGTDFWDEVVVRRTSGLRVDYLICDEAQFYSPSQVEQLARVVDEMDVDVFAFGITSDFRTRLFPGSQRLIELADKVQVLQVEALCWCGRRATQNARTLNGIMVVEGEQVMVGDVAAADDAPFAGVVGYETLCRRHYMRRVTAHGANLMAGGDQPLPFDVDACLWPGASELPRQ; via the coding sequence GTGGCTGAGCTGGTCTTCTTCTCGGGCACCATGGACTGCGGAAAGTCCACTCTCGCCCTGCAAATGGATCACAACCACCGCGCACGCGGCCGTGGTGGCATTCGCTTCAGCTGCAACGACCGCGCAGGGGACTCCACGATTTCCAGCCGGTTGGGCCTGCGCACCGACGCCGTTGAGGTAGAAAGCGGCACGGACTTTTGGGACGAAGTAGTGGTCCGCCGTACCAGTGGACTGCGTGTCGATTACCTCATCTGCGACGAGGCCCAGTTCTACTCACCGTCCCAGGTTGAGCAGCTGGCGCGGGTTGTGGACGAGATGGACGTGGATGTCTTCGCTTTCGGAATCACGTCCGACTTCCGCACCCGCTTGTTTCCTGGCTCACAGCGGCTTATTGAGCTCGCCGACAAAGTCCAGGTCCTGCAGGTCGAAGCATTGTGCTGGTGCGGCCGCCGGGCAACCCAGAACGCACGCACCCTGAACGGCATCATGGTGGTCGAAGGTGAACAGGTGATGGTGGGCGACGTTGCTGCCGCCGACGATGCACCCTTCGCGGGTGTGGTGGGCTACGAAACCCTATGCCGCCGGCACTACATGCGACGGGTCACAGCCCATGGTGCCAACCTGATGGCTGGAGGGGACCAGCCGCTTCCGTTCGACGTCGACGCGTGCCTCTGGCCCGGGGCCAGCGAACTTCCACGGCAGTAG
- a CDS encoding DUF4193 domain-containing protein, producing the protein MATDYDAPRKTEEDASEDSLEELKTRQSGKQSSAVDVDETDLADGFELPGADLSGEELLIQVMPPQADEFTCFNCFLVKHRSQIAAERGGHLYCTECES; encoded by the coding sequence ATGGCAACGGATTATGATGCCCCTCGCAAGACCGAGGAAGACGCCAGCGAGGACTCCCTCGAGGAGCTCAAGACTCGCCAGTCGGGGAAGCAATCCTCAGCGGTCGACGTCGACGAGACCGACCTTGCCGATGGCTTCGAACTCCCGGGAGCCGACCTGTCGGGAGAGGAGCTCCTGATTCAGGTCATGCCGCCCCAGGCTGACGAATTCACGTGCTTCAACTGCTTCCTTGTCAAACACAGGTCGCAGATCGCCGCGGAAAGGGGCGGCCACCTCTACTGCACGGAGTGCGAAAGCTAA
- a CDS encoding DUF5998 family protein produces MSTQSPTPQSRPSNTGNPAAHNHATQGQSLDQALQQAGFYPRLVADVVDDALDGRECLSHLVHLETHFDRAEVRRHITVLVLTEDMLVITHVDDQQLDEAGEQIVAQISTESVPVAQIRSVVLSYMYSQPQDYKSSDPVRELTVSIAWSGGQRLDMGPASCGDPQCEADHGYSGTIAQEDIVLRISAEADGLQAVQDAKLFARALRAVNTGNPAPVQHATIPAPRPRSGVFSNRLSRGHQR; encoded by the coding sequence ATGAGCACCCAGTCTCCGACGCCTCAATCCCGCCCGTCCAACACCGGGAACCCTGCCGCGCACAACCACGCCACGCAGGGACAAAGCCTGGACCAGGCGCTGCAGCAGGCGGGATTCTATCCGCGGCTGGTGGCGGACGTCGTTGATGACGCCCTGGACGGCCGCGAGTGCCTGTCCCATCTGGTGCACCTGGAAACGCACTTCGACCGGGCCGAGGTCCGCCGCCACATCACCGTCCTGGTGCTGACCGAGGACATGCTGGTCATCACGCACGTTGACGACCAGCAACTGGACGAAGCGGGGGAGCAGATCGTCGCGCAGATCTCCACCGAGTCCGTGCCTGTGGCCCAGATCCGTTCGGTGGTCCTCAGCTACATGTACTCCCAGCCGCAGGACTACAAGTCCTCCGACCCCGTCCGGGAACTGACCGTCTCCATCGCCTGGTCGGGTGGCCAAAGGCTCGACATGGGGCCCGCCAGTTGCGGGGATCCACAGTGCGAAGCTGATCACGGCTACAGCGGAACCATCGCCCAGGAAGACATCGTCCTGCGCATCAGCGCCGAAGCCGATGGCCTGCAGGCGGTTCAGGACGCGAAGCTCTTTGCCCGTGCCCTGCGTGCGGTCAACACGGGCAACCCTGCTCCGGTCCAGCACGCCACCATCCCGGCTCCCAGGCCCCGGTCAGGGGTCTTCAGCAACCGCCTGAGCCGCGGACACCAGCGTTGA
- a CDS encoding potassium channel family protein, which produces MKVVIVGAGSVGSSIARELLAHKHQILLIDLKPEVIGRSGLRGARWLVGDACELSTLQDAKLEDADVVVSATGDDKVNLVVSLLAKTEFGVGRTVGRVNNPKNDWMFNDSWGVDVAVNTPQLMTALVEEAVEIGDIVRLLTLQTGVASIVEFTVPHDSHVIGSTVGDIDWPEDSTLVAILRDQAPITPTRDDVLDGGDELFFVTTIAAEDGLRALLSPGSELGGQESNGVLDQSAEDDGFDG; this is translated from the coding sequence GTGAAAGTTGTCATTGTTGGCGCAGGCAGCGTCGGCTCGTCCATTGCCCGGGAGCTCCTGGCGCATAAGCACCAGATCCTGCTCATCGACCTCAAGCCCGAGGTCATTGGCCGCAGCGGGCTTCGGGGTGCGCGCTGGCTGGTGGGAGATGCGTGCGAACTCAGCACCCTGCAGGACGCCAAACTGGAGGATGCCGACGTCGTCGTTTCGGCCACAGGTGACGACAAAGTCAACCTGGTGGTCTCCTTGCTGGCCAAGACCGAATTCGGCGTCGGACGCACCGTGGGGCGGGTGAACAATCCGAAGAATGACTGGATGTTCAACGACTCCTGGGGCGTCGACGTCGCTGTGAACACCCCTCAGCTGATGACCGCCCTGGTGGAAGAGGCCGTGGAGATCGGCGACATCGTTCGCCTGCTGACCCTCCAGACCGGTGTGGCGTCCATCGTCGAGTTCACCGTTCCGCACGACTCGCATGTCATTGGCAGCACCGTGGGGGACATTGACTGGCCGGAGGATTCCACCCTGGTGGCCATCCTGCGCGACCAGGCTCCCATCACCCCCACCCGCGACGACGTCCTTGACGGAGGTGACGAACTGTTCTTCGTCACCACGATCGCTGCGGAGGATGGCCTGCGCGCCCTCCTGTCACCGGGCTCGGAGCTCGGCGGCCAGGAGAGCAACGGTGTGCTCGATCAGTCTGCCGAAGACGACGGCTTCGACGGCTGA
- a CDS encoding DUF3710 domain-containing protein, producing MLFGRGKKSKDEQAETAAAVDESGTAAGSPEAAEGGTRGDFRLGKGPLDIDEIEDRDGYVDLGALLISPAEGLQLRLEVEEATQRVVAVTMDLAGSSLQLQAFAAPRSEGLWDEIREQITQSVASQGGETEEIPGTFGTELVAKLPAEATDGSRGFRAARFMGVDGPRWFLRGVLGGEAALDRDAAAGLEELFRRVVVVRGDNPMPPRELLQLRLPKDATAAGQPGAPQGAPGLQQPERGPEITQIG from the coding sequence ATGCTTTTTGGGCGCGGCAAGAAGTCCAAGGACGAGCAAGCGGAAACCGCTGCCGCCGTCGATGAATCCGGTACGGCAGCAGGAAGCCCCGAGGCTGCCGAAGGTGGCACGCGTGGCGATTTCCGGCTCGGCAAGGGTCCATTGGACATCGATGAAATCGAGGACCGTGACGGGTACGTCGACCTGGGTGCGTTGCTGATCTCCCCGGCCGAAGGGCTGCAGCTGCGGCTTGAGGTGGAAGAAGCCACCCAACGTGTGGTTGCCGTAACCATGGACCTTGCGGGCTCCAGCCTGCAGCTCCAGGCCTTTGCAGCGCCGCGCTCCGAGGGGCTGTGGGACGAAATCCGGGAGCAGATCACCCAATCCGTCGCAAGCCAGGGAGGCGAAACCGAGGAAATCCCCGGGACCTTCGGCACGGAACTGGTGGCAAAGCTTCCCGCGGAAGCCACTGATGGCAGCCGCGGGTTCCGCGCGGCCCGCTTCATGGGAGTGGACGGTCCACGCTGGTTCCTCCGCGGGGTGCTCGGGGGAGAAGCTGCCCTGGACCGTGACGCCGCGGCCGGCCTCGAAGAGCTCTTCCGCCGCGTTGTTGTGGTCCGTGGCGACAACCCGATGCCACCACGTGAATTGCTGCAGCTTCGCCTGCCCAAGGACGCAACCGCGGCCGGCCAGCCTGGCGCTCCGCAGGGCGCACCCGGCTTGCAGCAGCCGGAACGGGGTCCGGAGATCACCCAGATTGGCTGA
- a CDS encoding potassium channel family protein: MAHFVIMGCGRVGATLAHTLEDAGHSVAIIDQDERAFRRLRHTFGGRKVTGVGFDRDTLKQAGVEEAYAFAAVSSGDNSNILATRVARETFHVAHVVARIYDPGRAEIYQRLGIPTVAAVRWSADQVLRRILPEQHLAGDYREPSGRLILAEVDLHEAWIGHSLTSIEAASGIRIAFLTRFGEGLLPHPGTAYQEGDTVHAMVSLDRTSEITRILAKAPAKES, from the coding sequence GTGGCTCACTTCGTGATCATGGGTTGCGGGCGTGTTGGCGCCACCCTGGCACATACTTTGGAGGATGCCGGCCACTCAGTGGCCATCATCGATCAGGATGAGCGGGCCTTCCGCCGGTTACGCCACACCTTCGGCGGCCGCAAGGTCACCGGCGTCGGCTTCGACCGGGACACCCTCAAGCAGGCAGGCGTGGAGGAAGCGTACGCTTTCGCCGCGGTTTCCAGCGGCGACAACTCGAACATCCTGGCAACCCGTGTAGCCCGGGAGACGTTCCATGTGGCCCACGTCGTGGCACGCATCTACGACCCCGGCCGCGCCGAAATCTACCAGCGGCTGGGCATCCCCACGGTCGCGGCCGTGCGCTGGAGCGCGGACCAGGTGCTGCGCCGGATTCTTCCCGAGCAGCATTTGGCCGGCGACTACCGCGAACCATCCGGCCGGCTCATCCTGGCCGAAGTCGACCTGCACGAGGCCTGGATTGGACACAGCCTTACCTCCATCGAGGCCGCTTCGGGGATCCGCATCGCCTTCCTGACGCGTTTCGGCGAAGGCCTCCTCCCCCACCCAGGTACGGCCTACCAGGAAGGCGACACCGTCCACGCCATGGTGAGCCTGGACCGAACCTCCGAGATCACCCGGATCCTCGCCAAAGCACCCGCCAAGGAGTCTTAG